In the genome of Streptomyces sp. V2I9, one region contains:
- a CDS encoding glycosyltransferase — protein MKILHIVTLHTPDHAFGGPTRVAFNLTKVQRANGDDARVMALADDFPDGELPGQVEGVPVHLFQARHVLPMFEVSGITSASLLRTAYRMMRGADLVHVHLMRDLVTLPAALLALASRTPLVVQTHGMIDPTEKRAAQLTDVLGVRKVLREADAVLHLTEMERVDVNAVAAPVPLTRTVRLVNGVRPQERKPARDPGRPPTVLYLARVQERKRPEDFIAAMPHVLARHPEARFVLAGPDTGALDGTLALARKLGVTGSLDHVGPLEHEEVLAAGREADVYVLPAIEEPFPVSVLEAMSVGTPVVITRTCGQAPDVAGAGAGRVIDSRVGEDAANARKVADAILELLEPEAAEQAGKAAWELVNEQFTIEAVTATLRQTYEGVVRRRRG, from the coding sequence GTGAAGATTCTGCACATCGTCACGCTCCACACCCCGGACCACGCCTTCGGCGGCCCGACGCGGGTGGCGTTCAATCTCACCAAGGTCCAGCGGGCGAACGGCGATGACGCCCGTGTCATGGCGCTCGCGGACGACTTCCCGGACGGCGAACTGCCCGGCCAGGTCGAGGGAGTTCCGGTCCATCTCTTCCAGGCCCGGCACGTGCTCCCGATGTTCGAGGTCAGCGGGATCACCTCCGCCTCCCTCCTGCGCACGGCGTACCGCATGATGCGCGGCGCGGACCTCGTCCACGTCCACCTGATGCGCGACCTGGTGACGCTCCCCGCGGCGCTCCTCGCCCTCGCGTCCCGAACGCCCCTGGTCGTCCAGACCCACGGCATGATCGATCCCACCGAGAAGAGGGCCGCCCAGCTCACCGACGTGCTCGGGGTCCGCAAGGTGCTGCGCGAGGCGGACGCCGTCCTGCACCTCACCGAGATGGAGCGGGTCGACGTGAACGCCGTCGCCGCCCCCGTCCCGCTCACCCGCACCGTACGGCTGGTCAACGGCGTCCGTCCGCAGGAGCGCAAGCCTGCCCGCGACCCGGGCAGGCCGCCCACCGTGCTCTACCTCGCCCGCGTCCAGGAGCGCAAGCGGCCCGAGGACTTCATCGCCGCGATGCCGCACGTCCTCGCCCGCCACCCCGAGGCCCGCTTCGTCCTGGCCGGACCGGACACCGGAGCGCTGGACGGCACCCTCGCACTCGCGCGGAAGCTCGGCGTCACCGGCTCCCTGGACCACGTGGGGCCGCTGGAGCACGAGGAGGTCCTCGCCGCCGGACGCGAGGCCGACGTGTATGTGCTGCCCGCGATCGAGGAGCCCTTCCCGGTCTCGGTGCTGGAGGCGATGTCGGTCGGCACCCCGGTCGTCATCACCCGCACCTGCGGGCAGGCCCCGGACGTCGCGGGGGCGGGGGCGGGCCGGGTCATCGACAGCCGGGTCGGGGAGGACGCGGCCAACGCCCGGAAGGTCGCCGACGCGATCCTGGAACTGCTGGAGCCGGAGGCCGCCGAGCAGGCGGGCAAGGCCGCCTGGGAGCTGGTGAACGAGCAGTTCACCATCGAGGCCGTCACCGCCACCCTCCGGCAGACCTACGAGGGCGTGGTCCGCCGGAGGCGGGGGTGA
- a CDS encoding lipopolysaccharide biosynthesis protein yields MTPQHRTPDEQDEPALLRDQFRQLLRYRSLLATGVVIGLLGGGYLALGGEDTYTATGEVLVRSAISDPFAAGATADKGINIGSERQTAVSDTVGTLAAGTLLKAGDDVTAQKLLSGLQVTNPPNTLTLRFSYTATDPERARARAEALAGAYLTHRRARTEESIQNMSDGYRAQLRPLEEKRDLLEEQTGGTADDVTSARANIIVSISELSRKISELKALDTTPGYLNKKPVAPTSPTGPGLPLLLGLGGVVGLALGLLLSWVRLVFDPAVRSTRELVHSLGAPLLGTLPRERTASGGLLAIGRGSSRLAEEYRAVAFRLAYDPAFAESRRLLVTAPRGDNAAAAAAAANLAAAFAEMGRDVLLVEADLRTPALVRDLGRAAHEVRPPRWAAEEGDRTWPSGGRTNVDVPGSGAFALIPGTTADNVPRTLTSPSVGRIVAEADRPGNVVIVLAPPVLSYADAVALVDRVEGVMIVCDPREVHRSDLERIREIIGASGGSVLGALLHPGRGRLRRAERRAASTRRRRSRGGDDDGGAPSAGAGGPELTGDPTETLGLRAFTQPAAPR; encoded by the coding sequence ATGACACCGCAGCACCGCACCCCCGACGAGCAGGACGAACCGGCGCTCCTGCGCGATCAGTTCCGCCAACTCCTGCGCTACCGCTCACTGCTGGCCACCGGCGTCGTCATCGGCCTGCTCGGCGGCGGCTACCTCGCCCTCGGCGGCGAGGACACCTACACGGCCACCGGCGAGGTGCTCGTACGCTCCGCGATCTCCGACCCCTTCGCCGCCGGAGCCACCGCCGACAAGGGCATCAACATCGGCTCCGAACGCCAGACCGCCGTCAGCGACACCGTCGGCACCCTCGCCGCCGGAACCCTCCTCAAGGCGGGCGACGACGTGACCGCCCAGAAGCTCCTCTCCGGCCTCCAGGTCACCAATCCGCCCAACACCCTCACCCTCCGCTTCTCCTACACCGCCACCGACCCCGAGCGGGCCCGCGCCCGCGCCGAAGCCCTCGCGGGCGCCTACCTGACCCACCGCAGGGCGCGGACCGAGGAGAGCATCCAGAACATGTCCGACGGCTACCGGGCCCAGCTCCGCCCGCTGGAGGAGAAACGCGACCTGCTGGAGGAGCAGACCGGCGGCACGGCCGACGACGTCACCAGCGCCCGCGCCAACATCATCGTCTCCATCTCCGAGCTGAGCCGGAAGATCTCCGAGCTCAAGGCCCTGGACACCACGCCCGGTTACCTCAACAAGAAGCCCGTCGCCCCCACCTCGCCCACCGGGCCGGGGCTGCCCCTGCTCCTTGGGCTCGGCGGCGTCGTCGGTCTCGCCCTGGGACTCCTGCTCTCCTGGGTGCGCCTCGTCTTCGACCCCGCCGTACGCTCCACCCGCGAGCTCGTCCACTCCCTCGGCGCGCCCCTGCTCGGCACCCTGCCCCGCGAACGCACCGCCTCCGGCGGCCTGCTCGCCATCGGCCGCGGCAGCTCCCGGCTGGCCGAGGAATACCGTGCGGTCGCCTTCCGGCTCGCCTACGACCCGGCGTTCGCCGAGAGCCGCCGGCTCCTGGTCACCGCGCCGCGCGGCGACAACGCGGCGGCCGCCGCCGCTGCCGCCAACCTGGCCGCCGCCTTCGCCGAGATGGGCCGCGACGTCCTGCTCGTCGAGGCGGACCTGCGCACCCCCGCCCTCGTCCGCGACCTGGGCAGGGCCGCCCACGAAGTGCGCCCGCCGCGCTGGGCCGCCGAGGAGGGCGACCGCACCTGGCCCAGCGGCGGCCGCACCAACGTGGACGTGCCCGGCTCCGGTGCCTTCGCCCTGATCCCCGGCACCACCGCCGACAACGTTCCGCGCACCCTGACCTCCCCGTCGGTCGGCCGCATCGTCGCCGAGGCCGACCGGCCCGGCAACGTCGTCATCGTCCTCGCCCCGCCGGTCCTCTCCTACGCCGACGCGGTCGCCCTGGTCGACCGGGTGGAAGGCGTCATGATCGTCTGCGACCCGCGCGAGGTGCACCGCAGCGACCTCGAACGCATCCGCGAGATCATCGGCGCCTCCGGCGGTTCCGTCCTCGGCGCGCTGCTCCACCCGGGCCGGGGACGCCTGCGCCGGGCCGAGCGCCGCGCCGCCTCCACCCGGCGCCGCCGCTCCCGCGGCGGGGACGACGACGGCGGAGCACCGTCCGCCGGGGCCGGCGGGCCCGAGCTGACCGGCGATCCCACCGAGACCCTCGGCCTGCGCGCCTTCACCCAGCCGGCCGCGCCCCGGTGA
- a CDS encoding glycosyltransferase family 2 protein, with product MTSGTPKLPIAVAIPTKNEGLNIAEAVRSVLGHFEAVVVVDSHSTDDTVKIAEECGAEVVTYTWDGGHPRKKQWCLENVRTDLDWILLLDGDERLSPGLLAELRQTFRDPAAPKPAAYDIPLGYWFSGKRLRHGYTIRKRSLTDRTRCHYPEVGDLDAPGIGEVEGHYQPVAPSVGTFSHPIEHQDLDPVTAWFERHNRYSDWEAWLEHHPRVKEQVRQVKSRQGQLFHKAPFKPVVSFAYMYLYKRGFLDGRAGLDFALAMSFYRWQISLKSREKPMR from the coding sequence ATGACCTCAGGTACGCCGAAGCTCCCGATAGCCGTGGCGATCCCCACGAAGAACGAGGGGCTGAACATCGCGGAGGCGGTGAGATCCGTGCTCGGCCACTTCGAGGCGGTCGTGGTGGTGGACTCCCACAGCACCGACGACACGGTCAAGATCGCGGAGGAATGCGGGGCCGAGGTGGTCACGTACACCTGGGACGGGGGCCATCCGCGCAAGAAGCAGTGGTGCCTGGAGAACGTCCGCACCGATCTGGACTGGATCCTGCTCCTGGACGGCGACGAGCGGCTCAGCCCCGGCCTGCTGGCCGAACTGCGGCAGACCTTCCGCGATCCGGCGGCCCCGAAGCCGGCCGCGTACGACATACCGCTCGGCTACTGGTTCTCCGGGAAGCGGCTGCGGCACGGATACACCATCCGCAAGCGGTCGTTGACCGACCGGACCCGCTGCCACTACCCGGAGGTCGGGGACCTGGACGCGCCGGGCATCGGTGAGGTGGAGGGCCACTACCAGCCGGTCGCGCCGAGCGTGGGCACGTTCAGCCACCCCATCGAGCACCAGGACCTCGACCCGGTGACCGCCTGGTTCGAGCGCCACAACCGCTACTCGGACTGGGAGGCGTGGCTGGAGCACCACCCCCGGGTCAAGGAGCAGGTGCGTCAGGTCAAGTCCCGTCAGGGGCAGTTGTTCCACAAGGCCCCGTTCAAGCCGGTGGTGTCCTTCGCCTACATGTACCTCTACAAGCGGGGCTTCCTGGATGGCCGGGCGGGTCTGGACTTCGCACTGGCGATGAGCTTCTACCGCTGGCAGATCTCCCTCAAGTCACGTGAGAAGCCCATGCGTTGA